GGACCTAATAATGTATTTATAGAATATATATCAACAGTCTTACCGAGCCTTGGTGAATCAGGGGTTAAGCAAACAACATTTAGAGACTTTGCTTTTGATATTTTAGAACTTAAAGAAGTAATGAGTCTAAAAGAATACATGGAAAAAGTGCTTAGTGGAGAAAAAGAATTTTCAAAAGACATAACATATAAAAATTCTATAGATTATAAAAACTTCATTGATGAAGCTGTAGAAAAATTGGATATTGAATATTTTAAGATGAAGGACTTATTCTTTATGGATGAATTAGTAATATCTAAAGAAGACATAAAAGAAATGTTCCATAATTATTATAAAACCATGCCTTTATTCAGAAGAAGTAAGAAAATTAGAAGAATTATATTTTCCAAAATTACTGATGCTAGGGATGAAAAAGTTAGAGTTATACAAAAGGAATATGATAAGACCGTTTTTTCTTTATCCGAGGAAGAAAAGGATTTAAAAATAAATGATTTAGATTTTAATAGAAGACTTAATATTAGAGAAGTTATAAGAGCAGTATTGGTGCTGAAAAGAAGCCTTACCTGGCTCGATAATGGAAACTGTGTTGATTTATATAACAAGATCAACGGGTATAAAAGATTAACTGAAAATGATTTAGGTGGTATCTTATATTTTAAGATTAAGCTTGAAGGAACAAAAATATCTGAGCAAATAAAACATGTAGTAATAGATGAAGCTCAGGATTATAATGAACTTCAGTTCTTAGTCATAAAGGAATTAACAGGGTGTAGTTCTTTAACTATAGTTGGGGATAGCAATCAAAGGTTAATACCATACGACGGAGAATTACCTATGCATGATATGAAAAATATACTTCCCAATTGTAATGTTCAGGAGTTTAGATTAAATACTAGTTATAGATCTACAAAAGAAATTATGGAGTATGCTAATAAATATTTAGATGCTGATCCCATTGTTCCAATAGTAAGAAGTGGCGAACCCGTAAGAGAAATGTTAATTTCAAGCAGAGATGAATTTAAGAAATTTGTACTAGATAAAATTGATGATCTTAAAAATAAAACTTACGAAAACATTGCGATTATCTGTAAAGATATAAAAGAATCAGAAGATATATTTACACTAATTAATGGAAATGAAAATGTTAAAATTATAGATAAGGAAAATGACATATATCACAGTGGAATTGTAGTGTTACCATCATATTTTGCTAAAGGACTCGAATTTGATGCAGTTATTATGGTCTTAGATGAGCCTAAAGATGTCAGTGATCATAAATTGGATAATGGTTTAAGTGAATATAAACAAGAAGATAAACTTAGGTACGTGATGGCAACTAGAGCATTACATGAACTTCAAGTGATTAAGAAGAATTTTTAAAAAGTTTGGATAGTAGAACGTTCATTAACAGTTTCTGCTATCCAAACTTTTTTATGTTTTTTTTATTTAGAAAGGGGTTTTAAATGAGTAGACAAAAAAATATGAAAAAGCGAAATGAAATTTTGAGTATTGCCTTTATACTGTTTTCTAAAAAAGAATATAATGAGGTAGCTATGAAGGATATAGCTGATAATGCTCATATAAGCAAATCTTTGTTGCAATATTATTTTCCACAAAAGAAGGATATTGTCGCAATTATGCTTACTGATTTGTTACAAAAATCATTTGAATACATTGATTATAGGTTTGTTAATATAAAAAATATTCATCTAAAACTTTCAGTTTATACAAATTTATTTTTTTCTGCCATTTTTAAACAAGACCATTTAAAAAAATTTATTAATAATGTAATAAGGAATGAAGACTTGCTTGATTTATGGATTAACATAGTTAATGATTGGCTAGATGTTTTAGATGACACAAAGTTGAAAAATGATATAAAAGATCATTATTTAATTGCACTAACTTTTTCTATGTCCGGAGGTAGCAAACTTCTATCCAAAGATAATTTGGAGGTTTCAGGAAAATATATTGCTCGAATTATGATAATCACTTTTATGAATATTTCAGATAATTCTAACAGTGAAATTGGACAAATTATTGAACAAACAGAGGATTTAGTTACGAATACGAATATAAAAGACTTCGAGGAGTATTATCAGAAAAGATTAATTTGGTATGTAAATAAAGAAGAATAATTATTTCTTATATTTTAGTTGACAACATCTCCTTAATTTAATACTATACATGTATAGTATTAAATTAAGGAGATGTTGTTTATGGTTCAGGAAATTATTAAATCTTATACTAATAACCCAAGTTTAGTAATAATATCTGCAATTACGTTTTTAATTGGTTATATAGAGTATATCTATAGTTTTGCTTTAGTAATCAAAGAAAAAAGTGCTCCATTTCCTATTTGGATGCACACGTTCTATTTTGCCCATGATACTACAGGGGCAGTAATATTCTTCTTATTGGCTAAAAATAATCAGTGGTTTTGGTTTTTTACAGTTGCGTCAATTGCATTAGTAATTTGGAATTTATTTGAGGTATTTAACTTATATATGGCTGTAAAAGTTGAACGTCAAGATATTTGGGGCAAATATTATAAAGAACATGTTACTGTAAAACAAGCTATTTTTCGTATCGTTGGACAAATTATGTTAATGTATTGTGTTGTAAATCTTTTTCGTGTATTTATGAATGATGCTGTTATGCTTAAATGGTTTGCATTTACGAACATTCTTATGGCTACAGGTCCTGGATATTTATGGAGTGAACGCCAAGCACGAAAAGGAACTTCAGTCGGTTTAGCTATAACAATTTTAATTGGTACAATAATTACATTCCTTCCTGGTGGGATTGGTATGTGGACAACGGCCTCAACATATTTTGACAAACCATGGTTTTATATTACAGGTATTGTAGTTGTACTTTTCGCACTAAAAAATGTTTTCTTAGTATTAAGTTTTCCACCTAAAAAAAGTGAATCTGGAAAAAGAGTTATATGGTAATATTATTTTGTAAGTTCATCCCAATTTTCAACCATTTCATTTAATTCAATTAATGTACTAGATTTATCTTTACTAGCTATAGATCCACGGAGACTAGCGAGGTTTAAACTTATATTATACATTTCATCTCTTTCAACACTAAGTTGTATGCGGGGTATAACTTTTTTCCATGCAATATCAATACTAGCGATATCTTGTTCAAGTTTATCCCAATTTTCAACTTTTGCATGTTTTATGGATAAATTTACAAAAGCAATTACATCTTCAGAAGGATTATGAGGCTTTTTTAAATAGTTACCCCCAAGCATTATTAATACAAAAACTGTTAAAGTAACTATAGGTATAAAGTAAGTTATAAATTTTTTCATAGTTTAAGTTACTCCTTTATATTTTATTTTTTTGTCTCTTTTATATGATCGTTATAAAGATCTACATGTAAACCACTTGTTTGATTATATATAGCTAAAAATACTTCAGAGACATCAGTAATATTCTGTTTTTTTAGTTTGTTCATTAACCATCTTTCATTCCTATTAATAATTATTAAGTTGTTTTGTACAATGCGGCCGTCATATATAACTTCATAATCAATACAAGCAGTAGAAGTTTTAATATTTAGATCTTTTGGTGTAACTGGATCACTTTCAGTCTTTTTTAAAATGGATAATTGACCATCTTTCTCGAGTACTGCATAAGCAACATCGTTTACGTCAAAAATACCTTTATCTCTTAACTGTGCTAGAAGGTCACCTATGGTATAACGGTATTTTTTCATTGACTCCTCTAGTATTTTTCCATTTGTTATAATAATGGTAGGCTGACCATCTAGAAATTCTTCAGCAGTTTTTGATTTGATGGTTATCAATTGAAGGATAAGGCATAAGACAGTCCATGTAATTAAACCTACCCAGTGAGGCCAAGCTCTACTAGTTAAATCTGTAGTTAAAGTAGAGGCTGTGGAACCTATAGTTATACCAACTACATAATCAAAAAAAGTTAGCTGACTAACTTGTTGTTTTCCGAGAACACGAGTAAATATCAATAACGTAAAAAAGCCGATGACTCCTCTTACAAGAACCATTAGACCTTCATTCATAATAACACCTCCTTTAATAGTAGTATCTCCATATTTATAATTTGTATTTATGTAGAAATGATAATTATTATTGTGATATAAAATTAGAAAGCACGACCAAAAAGGAATATGTTACCAAGCAAAATTATTTTTAAAAAATCATAAAATACTATTGAATTTTAATTTAATTCTGATATAATAAAATTAACAAAACAAATTAAACGTATTCAAATATTTGAAAAATTAGATTTCTGGGGTATTCGTCAAGCTCTTATTTTCAACCTACAATATTTATACGGGAGTTCGAGATCTAGATGTGCATTTGGCTTATAAGACCAATTTTTAATTGGCAAGGACTGTTGAACATCTCTGAGGACACCCACCTATCATAAAGATAGGTGTAAAAATTGGGGCAACGGTATTTTGGATTAACAATTTTAAAATTTTGATTAATTTATAAAGAGATAGAAATATCTCTTTTTTTATTGTGTCTTAAATTATAATTTAATTTTTTTATGTTATAATTAATATAAATTAATAAGACATTTTAAAAAAGCAGTAAGCACATAATGTCTTGCAAAGAGGTGCAATAATATGAGAGAAGATAAAGTTCTTGAGATGATAAAGACTAACCCAATTGTCATAAAAAATATTGAAAATCCTAGTGATGAGATGAAACTTATGGCGATAAAAAAAGACGGTATAATGATACGGTATATAAAAAATCCTACAAGCAAAATGGAGGATTTAGCAATACAAAGCAATCCACGGGTAATTGAGTTTATAAAGGAACCAACTTATGATATGGAAAAATATGTTGTGTCAAAGATATGGAATACTCTAGAATTTATTGAGAATCCTCCAGAAGAATTGATAATAATAGGTATGAAGCAAAAGGGATATGCAATAAAATACGCTAAAAATCCAAGTGAAAAACTTCAAAAAATAGCTATAAAAAAAGATTATGATTCGATAAAATATATGGAAAATCCAAGTGAAGAAATACAATTTTTAGCTGTAAAAGAAAATTATGTTGCTTTAAGGTATATAAAAAATGCAACATTAAGTGTAGAGGTATTGGCAATACGTGAAAATGAATCAGCTATAAGGTTTATTGAAAATATAGATGATAATAAAAAGATATTGTTTTTGAAGAGCAACGCATTGGTAATGAAATATATTATTAATGATCTTTCAATGGAAATTGTAGAGGAGGCTTTTAAAGAGGTATTATCTAAAGAAACTGTACCAGACAAGTATGTGAGAGATTTCATAAATTGTGATAGTATAAATGAGAGATACGGCAATATATCTATGGATAAAATAGTCTTTATTTATAAATATGGTAGTAAAACATGCAAAAAAATAGCAGTTGATGAAAAACTGAATATGATGTAAGAAGGGATGAATTAATGAATTTAAAAGATACAATGTTAAGCGTAGAACTTGTTATAGAAACAAATGAAGTACCTTTAGTTGTAGGTGAGAGTGGTATTGGTAAAACAGCACTCGCGAAAACACTTTCAAAAAATAAAGGTTGGAGCCTGGTTATTATAGATGGCAACCTATTAAAAGAGGGAGAGATAGGTGGACTTCCAACAGTTGAGGATTATAGGTTTAAAGATATAAGTGGGAAGGAAGTTCGATCAAAAAACACTGTTTATGCGGTTCACACAAAACTACAAGAAATAGACAAATTGATAAATGATGGTAAAGAAGTGTTTTTATTTATTGATGAAATAAATCGTTGTGAGCACACAGTGCAACAGGAACTTATGAACCTAATATTAAATAGAGAGATAAATGGATATAAGTTAGACAAAAGAGTGAAAATATTAGCAGCAATGAATCCTTCTAGTAAATATGGTGAAGATTTCGATTATCAAGTAGTTGATATGGATGCAGCACAAGAAAATAGATTTGTTTTATTACATATGGAATGTGACTCAAAAGCTTGGATTTCATGGGCTATAGAAAACAACATAGATCAAAAAGTTATAGAATTTATATCTACATTCCCCGAATATCTACTAAATAATCAAAAGGATGAGCAAATAAGAGCGACACCTAGAAGTTACGAGAGGGTCTCTAAAGCTTATAGAATATACAAGGATAATAAAGATACTATTCCTAAAAGAATATTTCTTAATATAATAAAAGGAAATTTAGGTAATAGAATAGCGAATGAGTTTATGTCATTTACGCAGGAAGATAATGAGCCATTAATTTCTTTTGATGATGTGTTTACAGGTGATATATTATCACAAGAAATAATTGCTAAGGTTAAAAAAGAAACCCACACTAGATTATATTTAACATCAAAGAATATCATTTATACATTGGATAATAAAGTGATTCTAGACAGTGATATAAAGAGGTTTATAGAATTACTGGGTATTTATCCTGTGGATTTAGGCGTAGGAATTATGCAAGATATTAAAGAAAGTAGTAATAATGTTTATAAACTGTGTTTAGAAAATGAAGCCTTCGTTGAAATGTATTTTAAGGCCTATAATCAAATAAAAGGCTAGGTGAAATTATGGGAAAAAAATTTGAAATCCTTAAAAGTGAGCTCTATGATGAAATTTCTAATGTGAAAAGCATAAAGGATATGCCAAGCAATTTTACACAGGATTTCTTGAAACTCATTACAATGGTTAATTTTATGTTAATAGAGGATAAGGACAACTTTTATGGCTATTTTTTGCTTCAAATGTCTAGAGAGATAAAATATGATATAAGCTCTCCAACAGCTGTGAATTTTAAATTATCTAAGTATGTTATTTACTTTAATCCCTATATTTTTTTAAACCTTACAGCAGAGCAGATGAAAAGCAGTATAAAACATGAGATTTATCACATATTATCCTTTCATTTAAAACGTGCAAGAGGCCTTAAAACAAAATATAGCACCTTAGCTATTAATATGGCTATGGATATAGTGGTAAATCAATATTTAGATTATCTTCCACCATTTTCTATAACGATAGACAGTATAAATTCAAAGTATAGATTAAATCTTCAACAATATATGGGCATGGAATATTATGCAAAAGAAATTCAGAAAGCTTTGGATCTTTTAGAGGAAGATGATGAAAGTGGAGTGGATGACTCTAAGGATAAGCATATAGAAAAAGAATATGATGCTAGTAAAACTCATGACTTATGGGAAGAATCTATAGAAGTAGACGAAGAAACTCTAGAAAACTTTACGCAGAAATATGCGATGTTATCAGAAAAAGGCAAAGTACCTCTTTATTTGGAGGGGATTTTGAAGGGACTAAGGAACGAAAAAGGTGAGATTCCTTGGAATTTGTATTTGAAAAAGATTATGGGGACATTAGAAAGTGATAAAAAAAAGACTGTTGCAAGAAGAAGTAGGCGTCAACCTAACAGATTGGATCTGAGAGGAGAACTTAGGGGGCATACTGCTAGAATTACCTTGGCTATAGATGTAAGTGGTAGTATAAGTGATGAGGAGTTTAAGGGAGCAATAAAGGAAGTTTTTAATATAGTGAAAACTTATAAACATGAAATAACTTTGATAGAATGTGATACGCAAATACGGCAGGTATACAAGGTTAAATCTATTAATAGTATAAGAGAGCGATGTACTAGTCGTGGTGGTACGAAATTTACACCTGTGTTTAAGTATGTAAATGCTACAGATACTAATATACTAATATATTTTACAGATGGAAAAGGTGAAACAAAACTAGATGTATTACCAAAGGGTTATAAAACATTGTGGGTTATATCAGGACGTGGTGATAAACTATCATTAAAGGAACCTTTTGGAATAATAAAAAAACTAAAACCTGTAGAGATAATAGAGGATACACAGGAAAGGTTAGATATAATGGTTGATGGGTTTTCTATGCAAAGTCAAGAGCCAATACATTAGCATGATAACCCGTGGTATTTCTCCTATGTTGATTGCAATTAGAGCTCGAAACAGGAAATTTGACTAATAAATAAGGTAAAGGGGGATATATATGAGAAATTTAAAAATGATATTAGAATTTGATGGAAGTAGATATAAGGGATGGCAGAAACAACCAGATAATGATTTAACAGTTGAAGGTAAAATTGAAAATGCTTTATCTAAAATGGTAGGGGAAACTATAGAGGTTACAGGTTGCGAGAGAACAGATATAGGTGTGCATGCCGAGAACTATGTGGCGAATTTTCATACCGACTGTGATTTAAGTATAGAAGCTATTATGGATTATCTTAATGGAGATTTACCAGATGATATAGTAGTGAAGTCTATGGATCGTGCAAGTGAAAAATTTAATTCAGGATATAATATAAAATCAATTACTTATGTGTATAAAATAAGTAATAGTGAATTAAGAGACGTGTTTAATAGAAAATATGTTTATAACTCTGAGGGACTACTTAATTTAGGAGAAATGAGAAATACAGCAGAATATTTAGTTGGTACTCATGACTTTCAGTATTTAGCCACAGCACCTACAAACATTAAGTCTACTATAAGAACTATTAATTATATTAATATAATAGAATTAGAAGAAGGTATTATTGAGATAGAAATTAATGCTGATGATTTTTTGTGGAATATGGTAAGAATTATCGTTGGTAGTCTTTTAGAAGTAGGTAAAGGAAATATAAAACCAATTGATATTGAAAATTTATTAATTGATACAGAAGCATCCGCATATATACCAATGGCTAAATCAAAAGGGTTAGCTTTAAGAGGCGTTGAATACTAAGATAACGAAGCAAGAAACCATCGGAGTGCCTTGCATAAGAACTAAAAATACGATGTGCTACACTGGCATCACCATATGTAAATATAAAAAAGATAATACTAAGGGTTTACCCTAAGGTGTTATCTTTTTTTTCTCTTAGGTGTATTAATAACGCCGAACATAATTAGCAATTATAACATAATCTAGTTTTAGAGGATTAAAACGGAAGATTAAAATAATTATTTATGATTAAAAAATCCCAATTAAAGGTTTGAAAATGTTTACAAAATATAGCTGTAAACCGTTTGATGAGAAGACGTTAGCGTGTGTTCATTTATTTTTTAAAAAAGTATTGACATGAGATATTTATGGGATTATAATATACTTCGCAAGCTAAATAAACGTACACGAAACATTTGCATGCGAAATATATTCAAGGTGGTGATTAAGTGGAAACATTGAATGAAAGTATAGAAGTTGCAAGACTTTTTCAAGAGGTTATGCAGTTATTTAAACATAGCATGTCCAAAGTATTATGTGATACAGGTATGTCTGCACCTCAAGGTATGGTTTTAGGACTTTTAAGTAAAAAAAAGAAGATGAAGATAACTGAACTTAGTAATGAGCTTTGTCTATCAAATAGTACAGTATCTGGAATTATAGACAGGCTTGAGAAGCAGAAAATGGTAGTACGCGAAAGAAGTGAGAAGGACAAGAGAGTAGTTTATGTAAGTATAGCGCCAAATTTTGAAGACATGCATAAAACTTTCCATAAACAATTTGAAAAAAATATTGCAGACGTAATGAGTAAAGGAAATGCACAGGAGATTCATAAAATATTTGAGGGCTTAGACGTACTAAAAAAACTTCTAAAGGACCAAGAAAAATAAAACAATAACAATGAATGGAGATGACACTTTTGATTAAATTATTTAGATTTCTTAAACAATACACAATACACATAATTGCGATAGTTATATTAATTTTTATTCAGGTAATTGCGAATCTTTATTTGCCAACATTAATGGCAGATATAATAGATAAAGGTATAGTTCAAAAAAATGTAGTTCAAAATATTTCATTCCTAGGATATAGTGGAGCTTATAAAGGGATAGATTATATTATGAGAATAGGTGCTATTATGCTGATAATTTCAGCAGGTGGTGTTATATGTTCAATTATAGCTGCATTCCTATCGTCTAAAACTTCTGTTGGACTTGGTAGAATTGTTCGTAATAAATTATTTGCTAAAGTAGAAGGATTTTCGCTACACGAGTTTGATAAGGTTGGTACTGCAACACTTATAACAAGGACTACGAATGATGTTACTCAGGTTCAAACAGCAACTGTAATGATTTTTTCAATCATGCTTTTTGCACCTTTAACTGCCATAGGTGGTATTGTTATGGCTTTAAGAGAAGATGCAACTTTAACTTGGATTTTTGCAGTTGTAATTCCGCTTCTTGGAGTTATTATTGGAATAACTCTTAAATTCGCTATGCCGTTATTTAAATTAATGCAAGTTAAAATAGATAAATTAAATCTTGTATTACGTGAATCACTTACTGGTATTAGAGTTGTACGTGCATTCAATCGTATAAATACTGAAAAGGCTAGATTCGATGATGCTAACACTGATCTTATGAATAATGCTGTAAAAGTAAATAAGATCATGGCTTTTTTATTGCCAATAATGATGTTTATCATGAATGTTACAACAGTTGCTATTATTTGGTTTGGTGCTAAAAGAATAGATACTGGAGGCATGGAAGTTGGTTCATTAATAGCATTTATACAATATGGAATGCAAATTTTATTCGGATTCTTAATGCTTGCTATGGTATTTATAATGATACCAAGGGCGCAAGCATCTGCAATAAGAATTAATGAAGTATTAGATATGGAGCCAGAAATAATTGATTCAAAGAATACTAAATTAGCTGATAAACAAAGTGGATATGTTGACTTTAAGGATGTAACATTTAGTTACCCAGGTGCAGATCAACCAGCCATTAGTAATATAACATTTAGTGCAAGACCAGGTGAAACAACAGCTATTATTGGTGGTACCGGTTCTGGTAAGTCAACTCTTATAAATTTAATACCACGTTTCTATGATGTCACTAGGGGTGCAATATTAGTTGATGGGGTAGATGTTCGCGAAATGAGTCAGGAAAGCCTAAGATCTAAAATAGGTTTTGTTCCTCAAAATACTGTTCTCTTTACTGGGACTATTGCAGAAAATATTAAATATGGTAAAGATAATGCTACTACTCAGGAAATTAAGCATGCAGCCACAGTAGCACAAGCTACTGACTTTATCAATGGAATGAAAGAAGGGTATGATCATCCTATTGCCCAGGGAGGTACAAATGTTTCTGGTGGACAAAAACAACGTCTATCTATAGCACGTGCCTTAGTTAGACAACCTGAAATATATATATTTGATGATAGTTTTTCAGCACTTGATTTTAAAACTGATGCGAAACTACGAGCAGCACTTAAAAAAGAAACATCAAAATCTACTGTAATAATTATTGCACAAAGGGTTGCAACAGTTATGGATGCAGATAGAATTATAGTAATAGATGATGGCTCAATTGCAGGCATCGGAACTCACAAGGAACTTTTAACCAGTTGTAAGATATACCATGAAATTGTATCTTCGCAGCTTTCAGAGGAGGAATTATCATGAGTGAAAAAAATAAGAACAATAAACCAAGCGGGGGTATGGGTGGTGGACCAATGGGATCTTTTGCAGGTCCTAAAGTAAAAGCCAAAGACTTCAAAGGTACATTAAAAAGGCTTTTAAGTTACTTAAAACCACAAAGAACCAATTTTATCTTAGTTTTTATATTTGCAATCTTCAGTACCGTTTTTACAATAGTAGGACCTAAGATTTCAGGAAAAGCTATAACTAGATTAGTTGAAGGTATGATGAATAAATATGGGTTATTACAGTTACATGCACAGCAAGATAAAATAGCGGCTGTAATAAAAGCTAATCCTGCAGCTGCAAACAGTCCAAAAGTAATTGATGGTCTTGATAAAATTAAGGCAGGAGTATCTAAAATAATGGATATAAATGGTGGAATGATAGATTTCACATATATACGAAACATTATTCTTTTATTACTTGGATTATATGTAATAAGTACAATTTTTGGATTTCTTCAACAATATATAATGGCTGAAGTTGCACAAAAAACTGTATATAATTTACGTAAGGAAGTTGAAGATAAGTTATCTAGATTGCCACTTAAATTCTTTGATTCAAAAACTCATGGTGAGATATTAAGCCGTGTAACAAACGATGTTGATAATATATCAACAACTCTCCAACAAAGTCTTACTCAGCTTATTACATCTATTGTCACAATCATTGGTATTGTAGTTATGATGCTCACAATAAGCCCACTTATGACACTAGTTGTAATTTTAACATTACCATTATATATTGTTGTTACAGCATTTGTAGCAAAACGATCACAAAAATATTTTGCAGCGCAACAAAAGGAAATTGGAGAACTTAATGGTCATGTTGAAGAGATGTATACTGGTCATAAGATTGTTAAATCTTTTGGACATGAGAAGGACTCAGTACAGGAGTTTAGAAATATTAATGACAGGTTATACAATGCAGGCTGGAAAGCTCAGTTTATATCTGGGGTAATAATGCCTATGATGAGATTTGTTAGTAATATAGGTTATGTAGTAGTTTGTGTTGTCGGTGGATATTTAGCAACACAAGGAAAAATTACAATAGGTAATATTCAAGCCTTTATTCAATACTCTAATCAATTTACTCAGCCAATAGTTCAAACTGCAAATATTGCTAATATTA
This window of the Clostridium estertheticum genome carries:
- a CDS encoding ABC transporter ATP-binding protein, whose translation is MSEKNKNNKPSGGMGGGPMGSFAGPKVKAKDFKGTLKRLLSYLKPQRTNFILVFIFAIFSTVFTIVGPKISGKAITRLVEGMMNKYGLLQLHAQQDKIAAVIKANPAAANSPKVIDGLDKIKAGVSKIMDINGGMIDFTYIRNIILLLLGLYVISTIFGFLQQYIMAEVAQKTVYNLRKEVEDKLSRLPLKFFDSKTHGEILSRVTNDVDNISTTLQQSLTQLITSIVTIIGIVVMMLTISPLMTLVVILTLPLYIVVTAFVAKRSQKYFAAQQKEIGELNGHVEEMYTGHKIVKSFGHEKDSVQEFRNINDRLYNAGWKAQFISGVIMPMMRFVSNIGYVVVCVVGGYLATQGKITIGNIQAFIQYSNQFTQPIVQTANIANIIQSTVASAERIFELLDEVEQIEETADSKVIELPKGEVKFEHVDFSYKKEESLIKDMNIDVKRGHTIAIVGPTGAGKTTLVNLLMRFYEIDAGKISIDGVDIRDIKRGELRSMFGMVLQDTWLFNGTIMENIAYGREGATDEEAMQAARAAHAHHFIKTLPDGYNTILNEEASNISQGQKQLLTIARAILANPTIMILDEATSSVDSRTEVYIQRAMTELMQNRTSFVIAHRLSTIKDAELILVMDKGSIIEMGNHNELLAKNGFYADLYNSQFAGANLDNEVM
- a CDS encoding ABC transporter ATP-binding protein, producing the protein MIKLFRFLKQYTIHIIAIVILIFIQVIANLYLPTLMADIIDKGIVQKNVVQNISFLGYSGAYKGIDYIMRIGAIMLIISAGGVICSIIAAFLSSKTSVGLGRIVRNKLFAKVEGFSLHEFDKVGTATLITRTTNDVTQVQTATVMIFSIMLFAPLTAIGGIVMALREDATLTWIFAVVIPLLGVIIGITLKFAMPLFKLMQVKIDKLNLVLRESLTGIRVVRAFNRINTEKARFDDANTDLMNNAVKVNKIMAFLLPIMMFIMNVTTVAIIWFGAKRIDTGGMEVGSLIAFIQYGMQILFGFLMLAMVFIMIPRAQASAIRINEVLDMEPEIIDSKNTKLADKQSGYVDFKDVTFSYPGADQPAISNITFSARPGETTAIIGGTGSGKSTLINLIPRFYDVTRGAILVDGVDVREMSQESLRSKIGFVPQNTVLFTGTIAENIKYGKDNATTQEIKHAATVAQATDFINGMKEGYDHPIAQGGTNVSGGQKQRLSIARALVRQPEIYIFDDSFSALDFKTDAKLRAALKKETSKSTVIIIAQRVATVMDADRIIVIDDGSIAGIGTHKELLTSCKIYHEIVSSQLSEEELS